Proteins encoded together in one Kutzneria kofuensis window:
- a CDS encoding MFS transporter, producing MDRRHPAQRRVLGFLVGTQAVGSIGVGTGITLGALTATTLSGSVAVGGLGATAIAVGAAVLAVPVAAFAGRFGRRRALTAAYGVGAVGGVGCFGATALGSWQLLLLALVAFGGGTAATLAARYAAADLAHPERRAGAMSTVVWATTLGVIAAPNLVAPVAAFGAGGPFLVSAAAFLVAGCGVLLGLRPDPLLAGRVAVVVGDSCCGVGASELPRRHTRAEVWAAIGPNVRLALLGVALCNTAMTGMMSMMPVQMTGGGSTLVVVGIVVSVHVTGMYAASPLFGVLADRIGRVPVLALGAALVVAGAGVCGMASAHDAPQMAIGMIMLGCGWSAGVVAGSALLTESVPAGLRPSTQGLADLVLNVGGALGGLLAGLIMSAWSFTVLGLVVGFAALPLLMACMGTTLRPVAPAPEPPAGDQDVAGTARMSRVSPGRSVAL from the coding sequence GTGGATCGCCGCCATCCCGCGCAGCGCCGGGTACTCGGTTTCCTCGTGGGCACCCAGGCCGTCGGTTCGATCGGCGTCGGCACCGGCATCACGCTCGGTGCGCTGACGGCGACGACGCTGTCCGGCTCCGTTGCCGTCGGTGGTTTGGGGGCGACCGCGATCGCGGTCGGCGCGGCGGTGCTGGCGGTGCCGGTCGCTGCGTTCGCCGGTCGGTTCGGACGGCGGCGTGCCTTGACGGCGGCGTACGGGGTCGGCGCGGTGGGCGGCGTCGGATGCTTTGGCGCGACGGCTCTTGGCTCGTGGCAGCTGTTGCTGCTGGCGTTGGTGGCGTTCGGTGGCGGCACGGCGGCGACGCTGGCCGCCCGCTACGCCGCGGCGGATCTGGCCCATCCGGAGCGTCGCGCCGGCGCAATGTCCACAGTGGTCTGGGCGACGACGCTCGGCGTGATCGCGGCGCCCAACCTCGTCGCGCCGGTTGCTGCTTTCGGTGCCGGTGGGCCGTTTCTGGTGTCGGCTGCCGCATTTCTCGTGGCGGGCTGCGGGGTGCTGCTCGGGTTGCGGCCGGATCCGTTGCTGGCCGGGCGGGTTGCGGTTGTCGTCGGCGACAGTTGTTGCGGCGTCGGGGCGTCCGAGCTGCCGCGCCGGCACACCCGGGCCGAGGTGTGGGCGGCGATCGGGCCCAACGTCCGGTTGGCGCTGCTCGGCGTGGCCCTGTGCAACACGGCGATGACCGGGATGATGTCGATGATGCCGGTGCAGATGACCGGCGGCGGGTCGACGCTGGTGGTCGTCGGCATCGTCGTCAGCGTGCACGTGACGGGGATGTACGCGGCGAGCCCGCTGTTCGGCGTGCTGGCGGATCGGATCGGCCGGGTGCCGGTGCTCGCCCTCGGGGCGGCGCTTGTCGTTGCCGGCGCGGGTGTGTGTGGGATGGCGTCCGCGCACGACGCCCCGCAGATGGCCATCGGCATGATCATGCTGGGTTGTGGTTGGTCGGCCGGCGTGGTCGCGGGTTCGGCGCTGCTCACCGAATCCGTGCCGGCAGGGCTGCGGCCGTCCACCCAGGGGCTCGCCGACCTGGTGCTCAACGTCGGCGGCGCCCTGGGTGGCCTGCTGGCCGGCCTGATCATGAGCGCCTGGTCGTTCACCGTGCTCGGGCTCGTGGTCGGATTCGCCGCCCTGCCGCTGCTGATGGCGTGCATGGGAACGACCCTGCGGCCGGTGGCTCCCGCGCCGGAGCCACCGGCCGGTGATCAGGACGTCGCCGGGACCGCGCGGATGAGCCGCGTCTCGCCGGGGCGCAGCGTCGCGCTGTAG
- a CDS encoding 1-aminocyclopropane-1-carboxylate deaminase, whose protein sequence is MGLEDFARYPLTFGPSPVHPLERLSDHLGGARVWAKREDCNSGIAYGGNKTRKLEYLVAEALAQGCDTLVSIGGVQSNHTRQVAGAAARAGLKCVLVQESWVEWEDPGYDRVGNIQLSRLMGADVRLVRSEFGIEFKQSWQDAIAEIEHAGGKPYAIPAGASDHPLGGLGFAGWSRELEQQERELGVFFDTIIVCSVTGGTQAGMLAGFTDRRDRRVIGIDASAKPKETFDQVTRIATATAALIGAEPLEVILDDRYHAGIYGVPDESTLEAMRLAARTEGMITDPVYEGKSMAGLIDLVSRKEIPADSTVLYVHLGGQPALSAYSTIG, encoded by the coding sequence ATGGGGCTTGAGGACTTCGCGCGTTATCCGCTGACGTTCGGGCCGTCGCCGGTGCATCCGCTGGAGCGGCTGAGCGATCACCTTGGTGGCGCGAGGGTGTGGGCGAAGCGTGAGGACTGCAACAGCGGCATCGCTTACGGCGGCAACAAGACCCGCAAGCTGGAGTACCTGGTGGCAGAGGCGCTGGCGCAGGGGTGCGACACGCTGGTGTCGATCGGCGGCGTGCAGTCGAACCACACCCGCCAGGTGGCCGGCGCGGCGGCGCGGGCGGGGCTGAAGTGCGTGCTGGTGCAGGAAAGCTGGGTGGAGTGGGAGGACCCGGGCTACGACCGCGTGGGCAACATCCAGCTGAGCCGCCTGATGGGCGCGGACGTCCGCCTGGTGCGGTCGGAGTTCGGCATCGAGTTCAAGCAGAGCTGGCAGGACGCGATCGCGGAGATCGAGCACGCCGGCGGCAAACCGTACGCGATCCCGGCCGGCGCCTCGGACCACCCGCTCGGCGGGCTGGGGTTCGCGGGCTGGTCGCGTGAGCTGGAGCAGCAGGAACGCGAACTGGGCGTCTTCTTCGACACGATCATCGTGTGCTCGGTGACGGGCGGGACCCAGGCCGGCATGCTCGCCGGCTTCACCGACCGGCGGGACCGGCGGGTCATCGGCATCGACGCCTCGGCCAAGCCCAAGGAAACGTTCGACCAGGTCACGCGCATCGCCACCGCGACGGCGGCGCTGATCGGCGCCGAGCCGCTGGAGGTCATCCTCGACGACCGCTACCACGCCGGCATCTACGGCGTGCCCGATGAGTCCACTCTGGAGGCCATGCGGCTGGCGGCCCGAACCGAGGGCATGATCACCGATCCGGTGTACGAGGGCAAGTCGATGGCGGGCCTGATCGATCTGGTGAGCCGCAAGGAGATCCCGGCCGACAGCACGGTCCTCTACGTCCACCTCGGCGGCCAGCCGGCACTGAGCGCCTACAGCACCATCGGCTAG
- a CDS encoding sigma-70 family RNA polymerase sigma factor gives MGAAVAPAPKPVAAYGPQDEQFRQLVDAAVNRDPVATQRVLESIRPIVLRYCRARIGRLDRSFSSADDVVQEVCLSVISALPSYRDQGQPFLAFVYGIAQHKVADAHRAAARNRSLPVPEVPDRPETVAGPEQRVLQDELKGSMDRLLAVLSDKQREIVVLRVVVGLSAEETADLVGSTPGAVRVAQHRALTRLRKLVGNTKEI, from the coding sequence GTGGGGGCGGCCGTCGCGCCGGCGCCGAAGCCGGTGGCCGCCTACGGTCCGCAGGACGAGCAGTTCCGTCAGCTCGTCGACGCCGCGGTCAACCGCGATCCGGTTGCCACGCAGCGGGTGTTGGAGTCGATCAGGCCGATCGTGCTGCGGTACTGCCGGGCCCGGATCGGCCGGCTGGACCGGTCGTTCTCCTCGGCCGACGACGTGGTGCAGGAGGTCTGCCTGTCGGTGATCTCGGCGTTGCCGTCCTATCGGGACCAGGGGCAGCCGTTCCTGGCCTTCGTGTACGGCATCGCGCAGCACAAAGTCGCCGACGCGCACCGGGCGGCGGCGCGCAACCGGTCGCTGCCGGTGCCCGAGGTGCCGGACCGGCCGGAGACGGTCGCGGGTCCGGAGCAGCGGGTGCTGCAGGACGAGTTGAAGGGTTCGATGGACAGGCTGCTCGCGGTCCTGTCCGACAAGCAGCGCGAGATCGTGGTGCTGCGGGTGGTCGTCGGCCTGAGCGCCGAGGAGACCGCCGATCTGGTGGGGTCCACCCCGGGTGCGGTCCGGGTGGCGCAGCACCGGGCGCTGACCAGGCTGCGCAAGCTGGTCGGCAACACGAAGGAGATCTGA
- a CDS encoding Hsp70 family protein, which translates to MRVLSIDVGTSNTVAVLAAHGQQPRVVEVDGAATMPSAVYVGEDGVILVGRDAERQARLDPTRFEANPKRRIDDGALLLGGSVVPVTDVLAAVLRRVLDETVRQLGGALPDEFRLTHPARWGAPRRNTLMSAARLAGMTGAIVLVPEPVAAAAHFNRLTPGSSLAVYDLGAGTFDVAVVAATPQGFTVLAEDGLSDLGGTDMDQLLLEYVGRQVSNRDAAKWQQLLRPESTADRRARRALVEDVRAAKETLSRHPQTEVPMPEPFADVLVTRPELEALIRPSLTRSVELLSSTIAASGVHPMSLAGIYLVGGASRTPLVATLIGERLRVAPASLDQPETAVALGAHLVPRDGVTIRAQVAAAAPPQQYPSTGDFMAAAQFPQLPPPSAAPPRKGASKATMVALGAIVLVALVVLGGFLVLSPSRFPSAADCAGKPGAPDAKGFTTCTRQLAGPVADRGDCHGGYDGTGVAVAGLASVTCHIDGQTVVYTQTGSLDEVNGKVRALMDAYPNTTKVRASWKGNGLSGEYQALASSGVGVVVFTVSDRPLVGVLTAPATADPTSLTAAKAAGAFERSVQPGT; encoded by the coding sequence GTGCGGGTGTTGTCGATCGACGTGGGGACGTCGAACACGGTCGCGGTGCTCGCCGCGCACGGACAGCAGCCGCGTGTCGTCGAGGTCGACGGCGCGGCCACCATGCCGTCGGCCGTCTACGTCGGCGAGGACGGCGTGATCCTGGTCGGCCGGGACGCCGAGCGGCAGGCCCGGCTGGATCCCACGCGCTTCGAAGCCAATCCGAAGCGCCGCATCGACGACGGCGCGCTGCTGCTCGGCGGCAGCGTCGTTCCCGTCACCGACGTGCTCGCCGCCGTGCTGCGGCGGGTGCTCGACGAGACCGTCCGCCAGCTCGGCGGCGCACTGCCGGACGAGTTCCGGCTGACGCATCCGGCCCGCTGGGGCGCGCCGCGACGCAACACCCTCATGTCGGCCGCGCGGCTCGCGGGCATGACCGGCGCCATCGTGCTCGTGCCGGAGCCCGTCGCGGCGGCCGCCCACTTCAACCGCCTCACACCGGGAAGTTCGCTCGCCGTCTACGACCTCGGCGCCGGCACGTTCGACGTCGCCGTGGTCGCCGCGACGCCGCAGGGCTTCACCGTGCTCGCCGAGGACGGCCTGTCCGATCTCGGCGGCACCGACATGGACCAACTGCTGCTGGAATACGTCGGCCGCCAGGTCTCCAACCGCGACGCCGCCAAGTGGCAGCAGCTGCTGCGGCCGGAGTCCACAGCGGACCGTCGTGCCCGCCGCGCCCTGGTCGAGGACGTGCGCGCGGCCAAGGAGACGCTGTCCCGGCACCCGCAGACCGAGGTGCCGATGCCGGAGCCGTTCGCCGACGTCCTGGTCACCCGGCCGGAGCTGGAGGCGCTGATCCGGCCCAGCCTCACCCGGAGCGTGGAGCTGCTGTCGTCGACGATCGCGGCCAGCGGTGTGCACCCGATGTCGCTGGCCGGCATCTACCTGGTCGGTGGAGCGAGCCGGACACCGCTGGTGGCGACGCTGATCGGGGAGCGGTTGCGGGTCGCGCCGGCGAGCCTGGACCAGCCGGAGACGGCCGTCGCGTTGGGGGCCCATCTCGTGCCGCGTGACGGCGTGACGATCCGGGCCCAGGTTGCCGCTGCCGCACCGCCGCAGCAGTACCCGAGCACCGGCGACTTCATGGCGGCGGCCCAGTTCCCGCAGCTGCCGCCCCCGTCCGCCGCGCCGCCGCGGAAGGGCGCATCGAAGGCGACCATGGTCGCGCTGGGCGCGATCGTGCTCGTCGCTCTTGTCGTGCTGGGCGGGTTCCTGGTGCTCAGCCCGAGCCGGTTCCCCAGCGCCGCGGACTGCGCCGGCAAGCCGGGAGCGCCGGACGCCAAGGGCTTCACCACCTGCACCCGCCAGCTCGCCGGGCCCGTCGCCGACCGGGGCGACTGCCACGGCGGCTACGACGGCACCGGCGTCGCCGTGGCGGGGCTGGCCAGCGTCACGTGTCACATCGACGGACAGACCGTTGTCTATACCCAGACAGGTTCGCTCGATGAGGTGAACGGGAAGGTACGGGCGCTGATGGACGCTTATCCGAACACCACCAAGGTTCGTGCGTCGTGGAAGGGGAACGGGCTGTCCGGCGAGTACCAGGCGCTCGCCTCCAGCGGCGTGGGCGTCGTCGTGTTCACGGTGTCGGACCGCCCGCTCGTCGGCGTGCTCACCGCGCCGGCCACGGCGGACCCGACGTCACTGACCGCAGCGAAGGCGGCCGGCGCGTTCGAACGTTCGGTACAGCCGGGCACCTGA
- a CDS encoding ATP-dependent helicase: MADALSVFSPATRDWFTGAFVAPTAAQQGAWSAVAAGEHALVVAPTGSGKTLAAFLWALDRLASQPPPENKQHRCRVLYVSPLKALAVDVERNLRAPLAGIRQATHRLGLPEPSITVGMRTGDTPAEERRAFVRTPPDVLVTTPESLFLILTSAARESLRGVETVIVDEVHAVAGGKRGAHLALSLERLDALLPKPAQRIGLSATVRPVEEVGAFLAGGRPLRVVQPPASKTIEVTVEVPVEDMATLGEPTGEVSGSAAGAEQRTSIWPSVEQRVLDLVRQHRSTIVFANSRRLAERLTARLNELAGEEPVEMERFPAEAVGGSGIATGALPVIAKAHHGSMSRDQRTLVEEELKSGRLPCVVATSSLELGIDMGAVDLVVQVEAPPTVASGLQRVGRAGHQVGAVSKGVVFPKFRGDLVACAVVAERMAVGAIESVRYPRNPLDVLAQHIVSMVAMEPWSVTELAAVVRRAAPFAGLPESALNSVLDMLAGRYPSEEFGELRPRIVWDRISGELRGRPGAQRLAVTSGGTIPDRGLFTVMTPGGEDGRPGSRVGELDEEMVYESRVGDNILLGTSSWRIEDITHDRVIVVPAPGQPARLPFWKGDSVGRPLELGRALGKFVRELSTMDSAKARERAVSAGLDEWACDNLLSYLDEQKSATRHVPDDRTVVVERFRDELGDWRIVVHSPFGAQVNAPWALAIGARLRERRGLDPQVAHSDDGIVVRLPEAFDDTGADVLPSAEDMLLDPEEVEQVVVAEVGGSALFAARFRECAARSLLLPRRDPRRRSPLWQQRQRSAQLLAVASQYEQFPVVLEAMRECVQDVYDLPGLRELMGDVRARRVRVVEVQTPQPSPFARSLLFGYVGMFLYETDTPLAERRAAALSLDTTLLAELLGSEAIRELLDPEVLEEIEQQLQRLAPDRHARNVEETADLLRLLGDLTVEEAAERGAQPEWLEQLVTERRAIQVRIAGSLRYLAIEDAGRVRDALGAALPVGVPEVFTEPVADPLGDLLTRYARTRGPFPAAQAAARFGLGVAVVHGVLDRMAGAGRLVRGELRPGGMGTEYCDAEVLRRLRRASLARLRAEVEPVEQAAYGRFLPGWHGVSRRLRSAPTVDDVLSVVEQLAGAPLPASGLESLILPSRLPGYNPALLDELTATGEVTWAGCGALAGGDGWIALAPADVADLVLPDLDETVPESPLHSGVLTALAGGALFFRQLTDRVTGLVEDPVDDPAVVTALWDLVWAGLVTNDTLAPLRSLVSGRGAAHRPRRPTPRGRYARLGRAQMPSRTGPPTVSGRWSLVPARESDPTRRAHARAEVFLERHGVLTRGALDTERVSGGFSGVYRVLRAMEDSGQVVRGYVVDGLGAAQFAARGAVDRLRALSRPGETSLDALVLAAADPAQPYGAALPWPDPVGDGKHRPARKAGALAVLVDGVAALYVERGGRSLLSFTESEPELRQAAEALARSVRDGWLGQLAVQRADGEGALGSKLSVVLQDAGFRATPKGLRLRA, translated from the coding sequence ATGGCGGACGCGCTGTCGGTGTTCTCCCCCGCGACCAGGGACTGGTTCACGGGGGCCTTCGTCGCGCCCACCGCCGCCCAGCAGGGCGCCTGGTCGGCGGTGGCGGCCGGCGAGCACGCCCTGGTCGTCGCGCCGACCGGCTCCGGCAAGACGCTCGCCGCCTTCCTCTGGGCGCTGGACCGGCTGGCCTCGCAGCCGCCGCCGGAGAACAAGCAGCACCGCTGCCGCGTGCTGTACGTGTCGCCGCTGAAGGCGCTGGCGGTGGACGTGGAGCGCAACCTCCGCGCGCCGCTGGCCGGCATCAGGCAGGCCACGCACCGGCTCGGCCTGCCGGAGCCGTCGATCACCGTCGGCATGCGCACCGGCGACACGCCCGCCGAGGAGCGCCGCGCCTTCGTTCGCACGCCGCCGGACGTGCTCGTGACGACGCCCGAGTCGCTGTTCCTGATACTGACGTCGGCGGCGCGGGAGTCGCTGCGCGGCGTCGAGACCGTGATCGTGGACGAGGTGCACGCCGTCGCCGGCGGCAAGCGCGGGGCGCACCTGGCGCTGTCGCTGGAGCGGCTGGACGCGCTGCTGCCCAAGCCGGCGCAGCGGATCGGGCTGTCGGCGACCGTGCGCCCGGTGGAAGAGGTCGGCGCGTTCCTGGCCGGCGGACGGCCGCTGCGGGTGGTGCAGCCGCCGGCCAGCAAGACCATCGAGGTCACCGTCGAGGTGCCCGTCGAGGACATGGCCACGCTCGGCGAGCCGACGGGCGAGGTCAGCGGCTCGGCCGCCGGGGCGGAGCAGCGGACCTCGATCTGGCCGTCGGTGGAGCAGCGGGTGCTGGACCTGGTGCGCCAGCACCGGTCGACCATCGTGTTCGCCAACTCGCGGCGGCTGGCCGAGCGGCTGACCGCGCGACTCAACGAGCTCGCGGGTGAGGAACCCGTGGAGATGGAGCGGTTCCCGGCAGAGGCCGTCGGTGGTTCGGGGATAGCCACCGGGGCCCTGCCGGTGATCGCCAAGGCGCACCACGGCTCGATGTCACGGGACCAGCGCACCCTGGTCGAGGAGGAGCTCAAGTCGGGACGGCTGCCGTGCGTGGTCGCCACGTCCTCGCTGGAGCTGGGCATCGACATGGGCGCGGTGGACCTGGTGGTGCAGGTCGAGGCGCCGCCGACGGTGGCGTCCGGGCTGCAGCGGGTCGGCCGGGCCGGGCACCAGGTCGGCGCGGTGTCGAAGGGTGTGGTGTTCCCGAAGTTCCGCGGCGACCTGGTGGCGTGCGCGGTGGTCGCGGAGCGGATGGCCGTCGGCGCCATCGAATCCGTGCGCTATCCGCGGAATCCGCTGGACGTGCTGGCCCAGCACATCGTGTCCATGGTGGCGATGGAGCCGTGGTCGGTGACCGAGCTGGCGGCCGTGGTCCGGCGGGCCGCGCCGTTCGCGGGGCTGCCGGAGTCGGCGCTGAACTCCGTGCTGGACATGCTGGCCGGGCGGTATCCCAGCGAGGAGTTCGGCGAGCTGCGGCCGCGGATCGTCTGGGACCGGATCTCCGGCGAGCTGCGCGGCCGACCCGGCGCGCAGCGGCTGGCCGTCACCTCCGGCGGCACCATCCCCGACCGCGGGCTGTTCACCGTGATGACTCCCGGCGGCGAGGACGGCCGGCCGGGGTCGCGGGTGGGCGAGCTGGACGAGGAGATGGTGTACGAGTCGCGCGTCGGCGACAACATCCTGCTGGGCACCAGTTCCTGGCGTATCGAGGACATCACGCACGACCGGGTGATCGTCGTGCCGGCGCCGGGCCAGCCGGCCCGGCTGCCGTTCTGGAAGGGCGACAGCGTCGGCCGCCCGCTGGAACTCGGCCGTGCGCTGGGGAAGTTCGTCCGCGAGCTGTCCACCATGGACTCGGCCAAGGCCCGGGAGCGGGCCGTGTCGGCGGGGCTGGACGAGTGGGCGTGCGACAACCTGCTGTCCTACCTGGACGAGCAGAAGTCGGCGACCCGGCACGTGCCCGACGACAGAACCGTTGTGGTGGAACGGTTCCGGGATGAGCTCGGCGACTGGCGGATCGTCGTGCACTCGCCGTTCGGGGCGCAGGTGAACGCGCCGTGGGCGCTGGCGATCGGGGCGCGGCTGCGGGAACGCCGCGGGCTGGACCCGCAGGTCGCGCACTCCGACGACGGCATCGTGGTGCGGCTGCCCGAGGCGTTCGACGACACCGGGGCCGACGTGCTGCCCAGCGCCGAGGACATGCTGCTCGACCCGGAGGAGGTCGAGCAGGTCGTGGTGGCCGAGGTCGGCGGCTCGGCGCTGTTCGCCGCCCGGTTCCGGGAGTGCGCCGCGCGGTCGTTGTTGTTGCCGCGCCGGGATCCCCGGCGCCGGTCGCCGCTGTGGCAGCAGCGCCAGCGGTCCGCGCAGCTGCTGGCCGTGGCGTCCCAGTACGAGCAGTTCCCGGTCGTGCTGGAGGCCATGCGGGAGTGCGTGCAGGACGTGTACGACCTGCCCGGCCTGCGGGAACTCATGGGCGACGTGCGGGCGCGGCGGGTTCGGGTCGTCGAGGTGCAGACGCCGCAGCCCTCGCCGTTCGCGCGCAGCCTGCTGTTCGGCTACGTCGGCATGTTCCTGTACGAGACGGACACGCCGCTGGCCGAGCGCCGCGCCGCGGCGCTGTCCCTGGACACGACGCTGCTGGCCGAACTCCTCGGCTCCGAGGCGATCCGCGAGCTGCTGGACCCGGAGGTGCTCGAGGAGATCGAGCAGCAGCTCCAGCGCCTGGCGCCCGACCGGCACGCCCGCAACGTCGAGGAGACCGCGGACCTGTTGCGGCTGCTGGGAGATCTCACCGTCGAGGAGGCGGCCGAACGCGGCGCCCAGCCGGAGTGGCTGGAGCAGCTGGTCACCGAGCGGCGGGCGATCCAGGTGCGGATCGCCGGTTCGCTGCGGTACCTGGCCATCGAGGACGCCGGCCGGGTGCGTGACGCCCTCGGCGCGGCGCTTCCCGTTGGCGTGCCGGAGGTTTTCACCGAGCCCGTCGCCGATCCGCTCGGCGACCTGCTGACCCGGTATGCCCGCACCCGCGGCCCGTTCCCGGCCGCGCAGGCCGCCGCCCGGTTCGGGCTCGGCGTCGCCGTCGTGCACGGCGTGCTGGACCGGATGGCCGGTGCCGGCCGATTGGTTCGCGGCGAACTGCGGCCCGGCGGAATGGGCACCGAGTACTGCGACGCCGAGGTGCTGCGGCGGCTCCGCCGGGCGTCGCTGGCCCGGCTGCGGGCCGAGGTCGAGCCCGTCGAGCAGGCCGCCTACGGTCGGTTCTTGCCCGGCTGGCACGGCGTCTCCCGCCGGCTGCGGTCCGCGCCGACCGTCGACGACGTGCTGTCCGTCGTGGAACAGCTGGCCGGGGCGCCGCTGCCGGCGAGCGGGTTGGAGTCGTTGATCCTGCCTTCCCGGCTGCCCGGCTACAACCCCGCGCTGCTGGACGAGCTCACCGCCACCGGCGAGGTCACCTGGGCCGGCTGCGGCGCGCTGGCCGGCGGCGACGGGTGGATCGCGTTGGCGCCCGCCGACGTCGCCGACCTCGTGCTGCCCGATCTCGACGAGACCGTGCCGGAGTCGCCGCTGCACTCCGGCGTGCTGACGGCCTTGGCGGGCGGGGCGCTGTTCTTCCGTCAGCTCACCGACCGGGTCACCGGCCTCGTCGAGGATCCGGTGGACGATCCGGCCGTTGTCACCGCGCTGTGGGACCTCGTGTGGGCCGGGCTCGTCACCAACGACACGTTGGCGCCGCTGCGTTCCCTCGTCTCCGGGCGCGGCGCCGCCCACCGACCGCGGCGGCCCACGCCTCGCGGCCGCTACGCCCGGCTGGGGCGGGCGCAGATGCCCAGCCGTACCGGTCCGCCCACCGTCTCGGGCCGGTGGTCGCTGGTGCCGGCGCGGGAGTCCGACCCGACCCGGCGGGCCCACGCCCGGGCCGAGGTCTTCCTCGAGCGGCACGGAGTTCTCACCCGCGGCGCCCTCGACACCGAGCGGGTGTCCGGCGGCTTCAGCGGCGTGTACCGGGTTCTTCGCGCCATGGAGGACTCCGGCCAGGTTGTCCGTGGTTACGTCGTCGACGGGCTCGGCGCCGCCCAGTTCGCCGCCCGTGGGGCTGTCGACCGCCTGCGGGCCCTGTCCCGTCCCGGCGAGACCTCCCTCGACGCCCTGGTGCTGGCGGCCGCCGACCCCGCCCAGCCCTACGGCGCCGCCCTGCCGTGGCCCGATCCGGTCGGCGACGGCAAGCACCGCCCCGCCCGCAAGGCCGGCGCCCTCGCCGTGCTCGTCGACGGCGTCGCCGCCCTGTACGTCGAACGCGGCGGGCGGTCCCTGCTGTCCTTCACCGAGTCCGAGCCCGAACTCCGCCAGGCCGCCGAGGCCCTTGCCCGCTCCGTCCGCGACGGCTGGCTCGGCCAGCTGGCCGTGCAACGCGCCGACGGCGAGGGGGCTTTGGGCTCCAAGCTGTCGGTGGTGCTCCAGGACGCCGGCTTCCGCGCCACCCCCAAGGGATTGCGCCTCCGCGCCTGA
- a CDS encoding chitinase: MSRKWTRWLAGAVAAATVVLGIAAPAAAATNLLANPGFEAGNTSGWTCSGATTVGSPVHSGSYAVAATPAGQDYAQCSQRVTVLPNSAYTLSAYVQGSYIYLGATGTGGTDPQTWTSASGYTQLSTNFTTGANTTSVTVYIHGWYGQPTYYADDFVLSGPGGGGGNPTAPAAPTGLTSTGTTSSSVSLAWTAPSGDVSGYNVYQNGTKVASVSGTSYTVTGLSASTSYQYAVTAYNSVGESPKSATITATTKSSGGGTPGGSLPAHVLTGYWQNFYNGAKALKLADVPTSYDLIAVAFADATSTPGAISFTLDSGLSGQLGGYTDAQFTADIATAHSRGQKVILSVGGQNGTISVGDSSAAANFANSAYSLIQRYGFDGVDIDLENGVNATYMAQALHSLASKVGSGFIVTMAPQTIDMQSTGMAYFQLALNIKDILTIVNTQYYNSGTMNGCDQGVYAQGTENFVTALACIQLQGGLRADQVGLGLPASGSAAGGGYMSPSTVNAALDCLAKGANCGSFHPSATYPGIRGAMTWSINWDASNGYAFANTVHPHLGGL; encoded by the coding sequence ATGTCACGGAAGTGGACACGCTGGTTAGCCGGAGCGGTCGCCGCCGCCACGGTCGTGCTCGGCATCGCCGCCCCGGCGGCGGCAGCCACGAATCTGCTGGCCAACCCCGGCTTCGAGGCCGGCAACACCAGCGGCTGGACGTGCAGCGGCGCGACCACCGTGGGCAGCCCGGTGCACAGCGGCTCGTACGCGGTCGCGGCCACCCCTGCCGGCCAGGACTACGCGCAGTGCAGCCAGAGGGTCACCGTGCTGCCGAACTCGGCGTACACGCTGTCCGCGTACGTCCAGGGCAGCTACATCTACCTCGGCGCCACCGGCACGGGCGGCACCGACCCGCAGACGTGGACCTCCGCCAGCGGCTACACGCAGCTGTCGACGAACTTCACCACCGGTGCCAACACCACCAGCGTCACCGTCTACATCCACGGCTGGTACGGCCAGCCCACCTACTACGCGGACGACTTCGTGCTCAGCGGCCCCGGTGGTGGTGGCGGCAACCCGACGGCGCCGGCCGCGCCCACCGGTCTCACCTCGACCGGCACCACGTCGTCCTCGGTCTCGCTGGCCTGGACGGCCCCGTCCGGTGACGTGAGTGGCTACAACGTGTACCAGAACGGCACGAAGGTCGCCTCCGTGTCGGGCACCTCCTACACCGTGACCGGCCTGTCCGCGTCGACGAGCTACCAGTACGCGGTCACGGCATACAACTCGGTCGGCGAGTCGCCGAAGTCCGCCACCATCACCGCGACCACCAAGTCCAGCGGCGGCGGCACCCCGGGCGGCTCCCTGCCCGCCCATGTGCTGACCGGCTACTGGCAGAACTTCTACAACGGCGCCAAGGCCCTGAAGCTGGCGGACGTGCCCACGAGCTACGACCTGATCGCGGTCGCCTTCGCCGACGCCACGAGCACCCCCGGCGCCATCTCCTTCACCCTCGACTCGGGACTGTCCGGCCAGCTCGGCGGCTACACCGACGCGCAGTTCACCGCGGACATCGCCACCGCGCACTCCCGCGGCCAGAAGGTGATCCTGTCGGTCGGCGGCCAGAACGGCACGATCAGCGTCGGCGACTCGAGCGCCGCCGCCAACTTCGCCAACAGCGCGTACTCCCTGATCCAGCGCTACGGCTTCGACGGTGTGGACATCGACCTGGAGAACGGCGTCAACGCCACCTACATGGCGCAGGCGCTGCACTCGCTGGCGAGCAAGGTCGGCTCGGGCTTCATCGTGACGATGGCGCCGCAGACCATCGACATGCAGTCCACCGGCATGGCGTACTTCCAGCTGGCGCTGAACATCAAGGACATCCTGACCATCGTCAACACGCAGTACTACAACTCCGGCACGATGAACGGCTGCGACCAGGGCGTCTACGCGCAGGGCACGGAGAACTTCGTCACCGCGCTGGCCTGCATCCAGCTGCAGGGCGGCCTGCGCGCCGACCAGGTGGGCCTGGGCCTGCCGGCCTCCGGCTCGGCGGCCGGCGGCGGCTACATGTCACCGTCCACTGTGAACGCCGCGCTGGACTGCCTGGCCAAGGGCGCCAACTGCGGCAGCTTCCACCCTTCGGCCACCTACCCGGGGATTCGCGGCGCGATGACCTGGTCGATCAACTGGGACGCGTCCAACGGCTACGCCTTCGCGAACACGGTGCACCCGCACCTCGGCGGCCTGTAG